In the genome of Trypanosoma brucei gambiense DAL972 chromosome 11, complete sequence, the window TTCTTTCACATCTGACATCAGAGTGTATTCTGTACCgtaacgaaagaaaaaaaaatacacacagaaatatatatatatatatacatactcattctttgatgtttttttttccttttcgtgtctgaaaagagaagaaaaaagaaacaataactataacaataacaagtaacaacaaaaacaacagtaataataataataatacggCCAAAGGGTAAAGAGTAAGGTCACACCTGCCCACAAATATGCATCTCACATATCACATAAAAGTCACTTTTTATCCCTTCATTTACGGGCAGGCCGACCGCTTTGTTGCCCAGTTTGACCCGGTGACTGCTgcggaggtggtggtgggggaaGTTGAGTTTGTTGAGGCGGTGCATGCATCATATACTGCTGATACATTGccatcatttgttgttgtgcataTGGATTAGCAACGGGAGGATAAGCACCATAGCCACCATACCCGCCATAACCGCCATACGCATTGAAACCATTGTTCATGTTACGCCCACGTTGATGACCGCTAGCAGCCAGCGCTACCTTCAGTCGTTTGTTGAGGATTACAAAACCATTCAATGATGCAATCGCCTGTTGGGCACTCGAGGCGCTCTGAAACTTCACGAAACCATAACCGCGACTTTGACGAGTCTCCCGATCACACACAATTTTAACCGACTCAATGGCCCCGAAGCGCTCAAACAACTGCCGGAGTTGCACCTCATCAACAGTAGTTGGAATATAATTTACCATAAGATTGCGTAGAAAATCGGGTTCTTGATTCACTTGACCCAACGGTTGCGGAGGAGgtgcctgttgttgttgttgctgctgttgttgctgttgagcgggttgttgttgttgttgctgcaactCCGACTGCGATTGCCCGGTGGTGTTGTAGGGATCACATGGAGAAGCCAGTGGAACCTGAGACATTTGTTTTGCGACTGCACcgtcaaaaaaaatcaagaagaaagtaaaaacaaaaatataaaaaagaaaagaaaaagaaaaaaaaagaccttAATCTTTATGTACCGAGATGCGACGGATTATTTggagaaagaagggggaaaaaagaatgaaaattgCTTTGAttaaaagataaacaaaCGGACAGGAAGTGAAGATTGAAGTGGAAACATCGGAAGTATCCCGCAGCATTATTTGAAATAGGAGGatggtaagaaaaaaaaagtggaagttAGAGTAGGGAGTGAATGTGGAttatatgaaaaagaaagatgattaccaaacaaaaatattaatggggagaggaggaggaattcaaaaaaaaaaattaaatgaagaaggaaagaagggaaaggagcgAATGCAAAGTTAAAGGATTAAAATCATAGAAAATAATCATTGCAAGATTCCCTTCTGAGTTAAGCCCCACTTAACATTTCTGCTGTCGTTGCAGCAAATTGTTgtcctcctctttctctcctaactctttttttttttgttgttgttgttacaactgttt includes:
- a CDS encoding RNA-binding protein, putative — encoded protein: MSQVPLASPCDPYNTTGQSQSELQQQQQQPAQQQQQQQQQQQAPPPQPLGQVNQEPDFLRNLMVNYIPTTVDEVQLRQLFERFGAIESVKIVCDRETRQSRGYGFVKFQSASSAQQAIASLNGFVILNKRLKVALAASGHQRGRNMNNGFNAYGGYGGYGGYGAYPPVANPYAQQQMMAMYQQYMMHAPPQQTQLPPPPPPQQSPGQTGQQSGRPARK